The DNA segment TACATTGGAATAATTACTATCATCGGCCGCGATATTGCCCCGGCGGCGGGCGTGCCGATATAATGCCAGATGAAAAATGCGGCATCGCGTGATGAACGTCCGCGATGTGGTTGTCCTGTTTGGCGTGCTGGCGGAAGCGGAGACGTTTGTGCAACGTGTCTGGAACGCTGGCCTATCCTAGTCGGAAGTTGAGATGAGCGAAACCGTTCGTCCCCATCCTGTGTCGGTCTCCCGCGTGCTCGTCGATGACGAGCCCGTGCTGCCCGTGGCGCGTCTGCGCGACGGGGCGGCGGTGCCGCGCAATGGCTGTCCATTCCACGATGTGCGCCATATGCTGCGCGAGGTGAGCCTGCGCCCGACCCGGCAACGTCTGGCCCTGGGATGGCTGCTGTTCGCCAAAGGCGACCGTCATGTGTCGGCGGAAATCCTGCATGAGGAAGCGATCAAGGCGCGCTTCCCGGTGTCGCTGGCGACCGTGTACAACACGCTGCACCAGTTCACCGAGGCGGGCCTGCTGCGCGAACTGGCGATCGACGGGTCGAAGACCTATTTCGACACCAACCCCTCGGACCACCACCACTTCTTCATGGAAGGCGAGAACCACCTTCTCGACATTCCCAGCGCCGCCGTCGAGGTGGAGCGCATTCCCGAGCCGCCGGAAGGCTATGAGGTCGCCCGCATCGACGTGGTGGTGCGCCTGAAGCCCAAGCACCGCGCGTAATCCGGGCCTGAGCGCCACTGATCCGATGAGATGAAGGCCGGTCCAGTGACCGGCCTTTTGCTTTTCGACGCCCGCCCCGAGCGGCGGCACTCAGCCGCGAAAAGCGGCGGCGAGTGTGCTGATCAGCCGCCCCTGCGCGCCATCTCCGGCGCGGGCGACCAGCATGATCCGCGCGTGCGGCAGAGGCGGCAGACCGAGCTGCGGGCCGATGTCCCGACTGCCCGCCGGCGCCAGCCGGGCCGCGAGCGGGGCCACGGCAAGACCCGCCGTTACAGCCGCCGCAACGGCGGCGACACCTCCGCCGACAAAGGCCTCCCGCCACGCGATCCCGGCGTCGCCGAGCGCGCGGATGGCGTGCGCACGCACGCCGCAGGGAGCCTCCAGAAGAGCCAGCGGCACCGCTTCGCCCGCTATAACGCGCCGCTCCGGGGCGGCGAACCAGCCATAGGCGTCGCGACGCAGCTCCTCGCCATCGCGCCGGTCGGCCTCACGGCGCACGATGGCCGCGTCGATCTCCCCCGAATCATAGGCGACCAGCAATTCGCGGGAAAACCCGACCCGCATCTCGAACACAGTGCCGGGCACCAGCGCGTCGAGACGACGCAACAGCATCGCCAGGCTGTCGCCGACAACATGGTCGCTGACGCCGATGCGCAGGCGCCGGGCCGGCGCTTCCCACAGCCGCGCGTCCCGTTCCGCGAGCACGAGTGCCCGGGCCCGCGGCAGGAAGCGCTCGCCATCGGCGGTCAGCCGGACATGGCGCGGCGTACGCTCCAGCAGAACACGGCCGAGGCGCGCCTCCAGCTTGCGAAGCTTGAGGCTGACCGCCGACTGGCTGATCCCGGCGAGCTCCGCCGCGCGGGTGAAGCTCGCCAGCTCGGCCACCCGCAGGAAGGTCTCCACCGTGTCGAGATCGAGGGCTTCATTCATATCATTTTGTCATCATAGTTATCATGATCGATATGATTTCATCATTCACGAGCCCGCGCTAGCTTCGCCTCATCATTCTGATGCCAGGGAGGCTTCCATGCCGATGATCCAGATTTCCTTCGCACCCGGCCCGACCACTGCACCCGAGGTCGAGCCGCGCCTCGCGCGCGAAGCTGCACGGCTCGCCCAGGAATGGCTGGGCAAGGATCCCGCGTTGACCAGCGTGGCGGTGCAGCGTTTCGAGCCGGGGAGCTGGTACAGCGGCGGCGCCTCGCTGGCGGCGCAGGGGCTCGCCGGATTCTGGCTCGACATCCGGGTGACCGAGGGCACGAATACGAAGGGCGAAAAGGCCGGCTTCATCGCCGCCACCTTCGCCGCCGCCGGAGAGATTCTCGGGCCGCTGCACACGGAAAGCTATGTCCATGTGTTCGAGGCGCGGGCCGACGCCTATGGCTATGGCGGACGCACGCAGGAGCGGCGCTATATCGAGGCACGGCCGGCGCCGGCCGTCTGAGCGCCCGTGCGGTCGCGCACGGGGCCTTGCCGCGGGCCGGGCGCCGCGTCGCCGGCCCGGTCGATCACTCCACCTTTTCGCCGGGATAGACGCCCCAGAGCTTTTCCTGCTCGATGAAGCCGTCGAAACCCTCGTCGAAGAAGCGGCACCATTTGCCGTCGCAATGCTCGACCTTGCCGAGCACGCCGGGCTCCAGACGGGCCTTCACCGATGAGGTCTCCTCCCGCGATTCGTAGAGCGGAACCGGATCGCTCTTGCTCCACGGGCTGACCAGCGCGGTGCGCCGGCCCGACAGCATGGAGTGATAGACCCACCCCTCGGCGCCATCCGAATCACGGATCCGCCGCCAGGTCTCGAACTCCGCCGTCACCTCGACCGGCAGACCGGCGCGGGTGAACACCCACGCGACCGCATGGTCCAGCGAGGGGCCGGAGCGCACATTCACCTTGTCGGCCTTGATGCTGACGAAGCGTGGCACCGGCAGGCCGCTGGTGCGCCCGGCCGTCGCGCCCGCCTGCGGCGCGCCGTTCTGTTGCGCGCCGGCGGCCAGCGGCGTCAGCACAAGAAGCGCGCCAAGCGCCCATGCCGCCCCCCGGCGCAGGCGCACGCGCCCTGCCCTCATCGAAAGCCCGTCATCCGCCATCGTCTCATTCACCCCTGTCCCGAAACATGTCCCGGGATTGAACTCCGGTCTTGCGGCCTGGCCGCACGACACCGCCTGCACTGCGAATCGGTGCATTTTTGTGTTTCACCGACCCGTCTGCTAAGGATCGCGTCGCCCATCGGCGCGAGTGTGTGCCCTCCGCGTTAACGGGAGCTTGATCGCCGCAAAGGCTGTCCACACGGGGATTGAAATGGGCCGCAAGAAGCCGCTGGTGGTCGTTACACGCAGACTGCCCGACAAGATCGAAACGCGCATGCGCGAACTGTTCGATGCGCGGCTGAACGTCGACGACGTGCCGATGACACAGGACCAGCTCGCCCAGGCCATGGCCACCGCCGACGTGCTGGTGCCGGCGATCTGCGACCGTATCGACACCCGGGTCATCGAAGCGGCGGGTCCCAACCTCAAGCTCATCGCCAATTTCGGCAATGGCGTCGACCATATCGACGTCGTCGCGGCCAATGAACGGGGCATCACCGTCACCAATACGCCCGGCGTGCTGACCGAAGATACCGCCGACATGACCATGGCGCTGATCCTGGCCGTGCCGCGACGGCTGACCGAAGGCGCCGCGCTGATCAACAATGACGATGGCGAGTGGCCCGGCTGGTCGCCGACCTGGATGCTCGGCCACCGCATCTGGGGCAAGCGGCTCGGCATCATCGGCATGGGGCGGATCGGCCAGGCGGTGGCGCGGCGCGCCAAGGCCTTCGGGTTGCAGATCCACTACCACAACCGGCACCCGCTCCCCCCTCAGATCGAGGAGGAGCTGGAGGCCACCTATTGGGACAGCCTCGACCAGATGCTGGCCCGCATGGACATTCTGTCCGTCAACTGCCCGCACACGCCCGGCACCTTCCACCTTCTCTCGGCCCGACGGCTGAAGCTGGTGCGCCGGGATGCCTATATCGTGAACACCGCGCGCGGCGAGGTGATCGACGAGAACGCGCTGATCCGCATGATCGAGGGCGGGGAGATCGCCGGCGCCGGGCTCGACGTGTTCGAGCGCGAACCCGCCGTGAGCCCCAAGCTGCTCAAGCTCGCACGCGCCGGCAAGGTGGTGCTGCTGCCGCATATGGGCTCGGCCACGGTGGAAGCGCGCATCGACACCGGCGAGAAGGTGATCGTCAACATCCGCGCCTTCATGGACGACCACCGCCCGCCCGACCGGGTCCTGCCGGCAATGCTCTGAAGCCGCCGGGCGGGACGCGAATGTCCCGCGCAGATGGCGGGCGGACCGCGTTGCAATTTCTAGTAGCGAACCCTTCTGAAATCCACCATCATTGGTTGCATTTTATGGCAGGGGGTACGCCAATGGATACGAGCAGGGTCGGGATGGTGGGTGGCGACGCGCGCTCGCTGATGCTCTACGAGGCCAACAAGAAGTCGATGGGCGTCGCCTATCTGCTCTGGTTCTTCCTCGGCGGCATGGGCGGCCACCGGTTCTATTGCGGGCGCACGGGCAGCGCGGTGGCGCAGCTCATGCTCACGGTTTTCGGTCTCATTCTCGCGGCGGTCGGGGTCGGGCTGGTGCTACTGGTCGGCGTCGGCCTGTGGGTGCTGGTCGACGCCTTCCTCATTCCGGGATGGATTGCCGGCCACAACAACCTGCTGGCGCATCAACTGGGCGCATAGCCGCCTTACCGCCGGTGCGCGGAAAGATCCGTGATGGTGGGATGCGTGCCGGTGAGCGGGTTGTCCGGATCCCAGCCATAGTTCAGCGTTTCGAAACGCATGGAGAGGGTGTCGATCATCAGCAGCCGGCCCACCAGCCCCTCGCCGAAAACCGTCACCGCGCGGATCGCCTCCAGCGCCGCCAGCGAGCCGGCGACACCGGCCACCGCGCCGAGAATGCCGGCTTCGGCGCAGCTCGGCACCGTGCCCACCGGGGGCGGCTCGGGAAACAGGCAGCGATAGGTTGGGTTCGGCGTGCCGTCCGCGCCCTTCTCATGCGGGCGCAGCGTGGTCACCGTGGCATCGAAACGCCCCAGCGCCGCCGTCACCAGCGGGCGCCCCGCCAGCGCGCAGGCGTCCGACACCAGATAGCGGGTGGAGAAATTGTCCGACCCGTCGATCACCACGTCGACGGAGGCGACAAGCGCCAGCGCGTTCTCGACGGTGAGGCGGGCCCGCACGCCCTCGAACGTCACATGCGGATTGAGCGCGGCGACAAAAGCGGCCGCGCTCTCGGTCTTGGGGCGCCCCACCGCTGACGTGGCATGGATGACCTGGCGCTGCAGGTTCGACAGCGACACCTCGTCGTCGTCAATCACCACCAGATGCCCGACGCCCGCCGCGGCGAGATAGAGCAGCACCGGCGCGCCGAGCCCGCCCGCGCCGACGACGAGCATGCGCGCCTTCTTCAGTTTCCCCTGCCCCGGCCCGCCAATCTCGGGAAGCACGAGGTGACGCGCATAGCGCTCCACCTCTTCGGGGGAGAACAGAGCGGCGCGCGCAGAGGGGGCGGGGGTCTCGCTGGTCATGAGCGCTATATAGCAATGAAGCGCGCGCGCGCCATCGCGGACGGCAACGATCCGTACGCCCCGCTCAGCCGCCCGCCGCGGCAGCGGGCACCAGGCAGGAGACCAGCCGGCCATCCACCAGGCGATGGAGCGCGATCTGCGGGGGCTCGCGCACCACGCGGAAGCTGCCGGGCGTCTCAAGATCCAGTGCGAACTGGTGGCTGGCCGAGGGAGCCACAAACACCCGATGTCCGGCGAAGGTGCCGACCAGCGCCCTGTGGACATGACCGCACAGCAGGCCGGCAATGTCGGACCGCCCGCGCAGCAACGCCTCCAGCGCGGAGCGTCCCTCACGAAGGCCGATGGCGTCGAAAGCGGGGATGCCGGTGACGAACGGGGGATGGTGCAGGACGAGCAGCACCGGCCGCCCGTCGCCGGCGCCGAGGATATCCTGAAGCCAGCCCAGTTGCGCGTCGCCGATGGCGCCGTGGCCAGCGCCCTCGACAAGCGTATCGAGCCCCACCACGCGCAGCCCCGGCAGGTCCGCCGCCAGCCCGAGATGGCCGGCCTCGGAGCCGGTACGCGGCCCGAGCGCCGCGCGCATGGGCGCGCGCATGTCGTGGTTTCCGGGAACGGCGAGATAGGGAATACCGAGATTGTCCAGCCCGGCGCGCACATGCGCATATTCCGCTTCCACCCCCGCCTCGGCGAGATCGCCGCTCACAAGCAGCAGATCG comes from the Ancylobacter pratisalsi genome and includes:
- a CDS encoding SH3 domain-containing protein, giving the protein MNETMADDGLSMRAGRVRLRRGAAWALGALLVLTPLAAGAQQNGAPQAGATAGRTSGLPVPRFVSIKADKVNVRSGPSLDHAVAWVFTRAGLPVEVTAEFETWRRIRDSDGAEGWVYHSMLSGRRTALVSPWSKSDPVPLYESREETSSVKARLEPGVLGKVEHCDGKWCRFFDEGFDGFIEQEKLWGVYPGEKVE
- a CDS encoding TM2 domain-containing protein, whose product is MDTSRVGMVGGDARSLMLYEANKKSMGVAYLLWFFLGGMGGHRFYCGRTGSAVAQLMLTVFGLILAAVGVGLVLLVGVGLWVLVDAFLIPGWIAGHNNLLAHQLGA
- a CDS encoding 2-hydroxyacid dehydrogenase is translated as MGRKKPLVVVTRRLPDKIETRMRELFDARLNVDDVPMTQDQLAQAMATADVLVPAICDRIDTRVIEAAGPNLKLIANFGNGVDHIDVVAANERGITVTNTPGVLTEDTADMTMALILAVPRRLTEGAALINNDDGEWPGWSPTWMLGHRIWGKRLGIIGMGRIGQAVARRAKAFGLQIHYHNRHPLPPQIEEELEATYWDSLDQMLARMDILSVNCPHTPGTFHLLSARRLKLVRRDAYIVNTARGEVIDENALIRMIEGGEIAGAGLDVFEREPAVSPKLLKLARAGKVVLLPHMGSATVEARIDTGEKVIVNIRAFMDDHRPPDRVLPAML
- a CDS encoding phosphodiesterase — encoded protein: MLIAQLTDFHVTVPGARVGGSVDTRANFDALVAYVGAMRPRPDLLLVSGDLAEAGVEAEYAHVRAGLDNLGIPYLAVPGNHDMRAPMRAALGPRTGSEAGHLGLAADLPGLRVVGLDTLVEGAGHGAIGDAQLGWLQDILGAGDGRPVLLVLHHPPFVTGIPAFDAIGLREGRSALEALLRGRSDIAGLLCGHVHRALVGTFAGHRVFVAPSASHQFALDLETPGSFRVVREPPQIALHRLVDGRLVSCLVPAAAAGG
- the irrA gene encoding iron response transcriptional regulator IrrA encodes the protein MSETVRPHPVSVSRVLVDDEPVLPVARLRDGAAVPRNGCPFHDVRHMLREVSLRPTRQRLALGWLLFAKGDRHVSAEILHEEAIKARFPVSLATVYNTLHQFTEAGLLRELAIDGSKTYFDTNPSDHHHFFMEGENHLLDIPSAAVEVERIPEPPEGYEVARIDVVVRLKPKHRA
- a CDS encoding LysR family transcriptional regulator; this encodes MNEALDLDTVETFLRVAELASFTRAAELAGISQSAVSLKLRKLEARLGRVLLERTPRHVRLTADGERFLPRARALVLAERDARLWEAPARRLRIGVSDHVVGDSLAMLLRRLDALVPGTVFEMRVGFSRELLVAYDSGEIDAAIVRREADRRDGEELRRDAYGWFAAPERRVIAGEAVPLALLEAPCGVRAHAIRALGDAGIAWREAFVGGGVAAVAAAVTAGLAVAPLAARLAPAGSRDIGPQLGLPPLPHARIMLVARAGDGAQGRLISTLAAAFRG
- a CDS encoding HesA/MoeB/ThiF family protein, yielding MTSETPAPSARAALFSPEEVERYARHLVLPEIGGPGQGKLKKARMLVVGAGGLGAPVLLYLAAAGVGHLVVIDDDEVSLSNLQRQVIHATSAVGRPKTESAAAFVAALNPHVTFEGVRARLTVENALALVASVDVVIDGSDNFSTRYLVSDACALAGRPLVTAALGRFDATVTTLRPHEKGADGTPNPTYRCLFPEPPPVGTVPSCAEAGILGAVAGVAGSLAALEAIRAVTVFGEGLVGRLLMIDTLSMRFETLNYGWDPDNPLTGTHPTITDLSAHRR
- a CDS encoding tautomerase family protein — protein: MPMIQISFAPGPTTAPEVEPRLAREAARLAQEWLGKDPALTSVAVQRFEPGSWYSGGASLAAQGLAGFWLDIRVTEGTNTKGEKAGFIAATFAAAGEILGPLHTESYVHVFEARADAYGYGGRTQERRYIEARPAPAV